Genomic DNA from Hymenobacter jejuensis:
GAATTTCACAGGCTTATACAGCTGGCAGGGCTTTCGCTTCGACAACTCCAGCGTTGGCGCCCGCAACCTTTTGGCTAACTATCAGGGATACAACAACTTAGGCGCTGGTACGCCTAGTTCGGCCAGCAGCAGTCAGCAGCGGTGGGACATTATTTCCTACATGGGCCGCGTCAACTATGCTTACGACAACCGCTACTCGGCTACCCTAACCATGCGGGTTGATGGCTCGTCGCGCTTGGCTCCGGGCAACAAGTACAAAGCTTTCCCCTCAGCGGCCGTGGCGTGGAACATCGCCAACGAGTCGTTCCTGCAAGATCAAACGTGGGTTAGCAACCTGAAGCTCCGCGCCAGCCTGGGCCGCGTGGGTAGCACCGCCGTCAATCCTTACCAGACGCTGGGATCGCTGGGTTCCGGCATCGGCAACGGCTACTACAACTATGGTGCAACCGGGGCAGTAGGCGTGGTGCCCAACAGCATTCCGAACGCCAACCTGGGTTGGGAATATACCACGACCGCCAACTTCGGGGTGGATTATGGCTTCTTCAACAACCGTGTTACGGGTTCGGTAGAAGTGTATCAGCAGCGTACCAGCGACCTCTTGCTGCCCGACGCGCTACCCGCAGCTAGTGGTTATACTTCTTACGTTCGCAACGTGGGTCAGACCCAGAACCGCGGCGTCGAGGTAGCGCTCTCCACGGTAAACGTGCGCACGGGCGGTGGCTTTGAATGGTCAACCGACTGGAACTTCACCGTGAACCGGGAGAAGGTACTGGACTTGGGCTTGAGCGATGCTAACGGCAACAAAACCAGCGACATCGGTAACCAGCGCTTCGTCAACCAGCCGTTGTATGTGTTCTATGACTACAAGAACCTAGGCATCTGGCAGACTTCGGAGGCGGACGCCGCCAAGAAATACAACTCGAAGCCTGGCCAGATCAAGGTGGCCGACGTGAACAACGACGGCGTGATCAACTCCAGCGACCGGGTGATTGTGGGAAGTCGCCAGCCGAAGTTTGAGGCCGGCCTGACCAACCGCTTCAAGTACAAAGGCTTTGACCTGACGCTCGTTGCGCTTACCCGCGTAGGTGCTACCGTGGTAGATCCAACATTGTTCGGCCCAAACTACTTCACAACTAACACCGGTCGTCGCAACCAGGTTAACCTCGACTACTGGACGCCTACGAATCCGTCGAACAAGTACCCACAGCCGGACCAGTCCTCGCGTTCAACGGAATGGCCGACCTACGGGCAGACGCTTGCTTACCTGAATGGCACCTTCATCAAAGTGCGCAGCATTGATTTAGGCTATGCGCTTCCAACTGCTTGGGCGACGAAGGCGAAGATGAGCACAGCGCGCATTTATGTGCAAGTGCAAAACCCGCTTATCTGGGCGAAGGAGCAATACTTCCGCGATAATAAGGCCATCGACCCCGATGCTTTGTCTTATTCGACTCGCCTCGACGCAAGCCAGCCCGGCGGCATCGCATTTACGGGCGGTAACCCCAACAACACGACCGGTGGTACGTCCGGCGGTAACGGGGTAAACTACCCTGTTACGCGCGCCTTCATTGTAGGCGTCAACCTAGGTTTCTAAAAGTGACGAAGTGGCTGAGTAGCCACATAGTATAATTTGTACATTCGGTATTTGGCTACCCCGCCGCTTCGTACTCCCATCACTTAGTCAACGATTTAACCTTGCTTTTCAGCGCGCCGCGCTACTTGTATATGAAAAAGATAGTATTAGCTGCGTTAGGAACCTCCTTGCTCTTCGCCACTGCGGGTTGCAAAAAGGACATCCTGGACGAAAAACCACAATCAGTAACAACCCCCGACTTTTTGGGTACGCCGCAGGGGATTGAAGCCGGCGTAACGGGCGTGTACTCGGGCCTGCGCCTGCTCCACGGCAACGACGCGGCCTTCTTCTCCACGGAAGCCGGAACGGACCTTTGGACAAACGGCATTTCGTCGAGTAGCGGCCTGAACGACTACAACCCGAATGACCTTACTGCCGCCAACGCGAGTTCTACTTCCTTCATCTGGAGCGCATCCTACCAGATGATCAACGACGCCAACGGCGTGTTGAAGTACTCGGCTACGGTGCAGGGCATGGACCCGGCCCGTCTCAAGCAACTAATAGCAGAAACGAAGCTGCTGCGGGCGCACTACTACTTCGTGCTGGTGCGCCACTTCGGCGACGTACCGCTGATGCAGACCTTCATCGACGCGCCCACCAAGGACATCAGCCGTGTGCCTCAGGCCCAGGTGTACAATGCCATCATTGCGGACCTCACGGACGCCATGAACAACATCGCCGACAAGCCTGCCCAGCCGGGCCGCGCAACGCGCGCCACGGCCCTGCACATGCTGGCGAAGGTATATCTGGAACGG
This window encodes:
- a CDS encoding SusC/RagA family TonB-linked outer membrane protein encodes the protein MKIPLCAAMLRLGRPMAQGAVVLSLLGLTPSIVLAQTGRTVTGTVTADNGEGLPGVTVVIKGTTVGTGTDANGKFSLSVPSDNTVLVISSIGYARQEVTVGNRATLNVKLATETTALNEVQVVGYGVQKKSQVTGAISSVTEEQLRDVPVANVGQALQGRAPGVTISSTSTTPGQSPVIRIRGNRSISGSNDPLLVVDGIPFDGSLNDLNPDDITSLEVLKDASSTAIYGARGANGVILITTRRGKSGAPRATYSGYYGSKNPYGYYDLQNGQEYYNYRLEAYRAQNPNYDPNTASTFLTNDERANYAAGKTTDYQKLLFQNGHIQNHVLGVSGGTDQTQYSTSLGFYDETGIIPVQRFQRYSLRGTLDQQIGKRVKVGVNTLNTYNTSSDANINILNQILTTSPLASAYDPNGLPVLYPNNDTAGSNPLTLYTTDAHKDQNRRVRTFNSLYGQVNILKGLDYRLNLGLDVRSENNGTFFASITPQNGGGQSTASRSASFAFNLLTENILTYNRSFGKHDLNFTGLYSWQGFRFDNSSVGARNLLANYQGYNNLGAGTPSSASSSQQRWDIISYMGRVNYAYDNRYSATLTMRVDGSSRLAPGNKYKAFPSAAVAWNIANESFLQDQTWVSNLKLRASLGRVGSTAVNPYQTLGSLGSGIGNGYYNYGATGAVGVVPNSIPNANLGWEYTTTANFGVDYGFFNNRVTGSVEVYQQRTSDLLLPDALPAASGYTSYVRNVGQTQNRGVEVALSTVNVRTGGGFEWSTDWNFTVNREKVLDLGLSDANGNKTSDIGNQRFVNQPLYVFYDYKNLGIWQTSEADAAKKYNSKPGQIKVADVNNDGVINSSDRVIVGSRQPKFEAGLTNRFKYKGFDLTLVALTRVGATVVDPTLFGPNYFTTNTGRRNQVNLDYWTPTNPSNKYPQPDQSSRSTEWPTYGQTLAYLNGTFIKVRSIDLGYALPTAWATKAKMSTARIYVQVQNPLIWAKEQYFRDNKAIDPDALSYSTRLDASQPGGIAFTGGNPNNTTGGTSGGNGVNYPVTRAFIVGVNLGF